A window from Candidatus Poribacteria bacterium encodes these proteins:
- the rsmD gene encoding 16S rRNA (guanine(966)-N(2))-methyltransferase RsmD: protein MRVIAGRFKGRRLVTVRSGSVRYTSDRVRESLFAIIRDIVPGSFFLDLFAGVGSVGIEALSRGAGFVLFVEKNPRCVKAIRENLRLCGLPFGDESVHIFQKDALRAFKAMENMGLKFDLVFLDPPYGSFLLEKALRKLDGSQILSDDAMVIAERPFRSFLPEETENLTRIREERYGDTVLTFYKRRKP, encoded by the coding sequence ATGCGCGTCATCGCCGGCAGGTTCAAGGGTAGGAGGCTTGTCACGGTTCGATCGGGGTCCGTCAGATATACCTCCGATAGGGTCAGGGAATCCCTCTTCGCCATCATAAGGGATATCGTGCCGGGAAGCTTCTTTCTCGATCTCTTTGCCGGGGTGGGTTCCGTCGGAATAGAGGCTCTGAGCCGAGGGGCAGGGTTCGTCCTCTTCGTCGAGAAAAACCCCAGATGTGTCAAGGCCATCCGCGAAAATCTCCGCTTGTGTGGTCTTCCCTTCGGAGATGAATCGGTTCACATCTTCCAGAAGGATGCTCTCAGGGCGTTTAAGGCAATGGAGAACATGGGGTTGAAGTTCGATCTTGTCTTTCTCGATCCTCCTTATGGCTCATTCCTGCTGGAGAAGGCGCTCAGAAAGCTCGACGGGTCTCAGATCCTCAGCGATGATGCCATGGTCATCGCCGAACGTCCTTTCAGGTCTTTCCTCCCGGAGGAAACGGAGAACCTCACCCGCATCAGGGAGGAGAGATACGGCGATACCGTTTTAACCTTCTACAAGAGGAGGAAACCATGA